In a genomic window of Variovorax paradoxus:
- a CDS encoding formimidoylglutamate deiminase produces MTRALFAADALLPTGWAKNVLLAWNEAGQLVETRADADKPAAADTASGPVIPGMPNLHSHAFQRAFAGLTEHRAEQQDSFWSWRTLMYRFAARLGPRQMEDIATWLYAEMLEAGYTSVCEFQYVHHDADGKPYADDATLSRALLRAAHKTGIGFTLLPVLYQTSGFGGLPPNEGQRRFIRSTDSMLRLLEALKPACDAQGARLGLAPHSLRAVPPEALREALAGLDAIEAGAPVHIHIAEQTKEVDDCIAWSGQRPVAWLLDHAPVDARWCLVHATHMDADEYRRGARSGAVAGLCPTTEANLGDGLFDFAAWRQHGGAWGLGSDSHACVDAAEELLMLEYGQRLRTRQRNVGATAAQPHVATALTLQAVQGGAQAAGRAIGGLAAGQQADFVVLDAQRLALQGLPAPDMLSAHVFASHRTSAIDAVWVAGRPRVAAGRHALHAEAASAFVAARTQLLQD; encoded by the coding sequence TGCCCACCGGCTGGGCGAAGAACGTGCTGCTGGCATGGAACGAGGCCGGCCAGCTCGTCGAGACGAGAGCCGATGCCGACAAGCCCGCCGCTGCCGACACCGCCAGCGGCCCCGTGATCCCCGGCATGCCCAACCTGCATTCGCACGCCTTCCAGCGCGCCTTCGCGGGCCTGACCGAGCACCGCGCCGAACAGCAGGACAGCTTCTGGAGCTGGCGCACGCTGATGTACCGCTTCGCCGCGCGCCTCGGCCCGCGGCAGATGGAGGACATCGCGACCTGGCTCTATGCCGAGATGCTCGAGGCCGGCTACACCAGCGTCTGCGAGTTCCAGTACGTGCACCACGACGCCGACGGCAAGCCCTATGCCGACGACGCCACGCTGAGCCGCGCGCTGCTGCGCGCCGCCCACAAGACCGGCATCGGCTTCACCCTGCTGCCGGTGCTCTACCAGACCAGCGGCTTCGGCGGCCTGCCGCCCAACGAGGGGCAGCGGCGCTTCATCCGTTCCACCGACTCGATGCTGCGGCTGCTCGAGGCACTCAAGCCCGCCTGCGACGCGCAGGGCGCGCGGCTCGGCCTCGCGCCGCACTCGCTGCGCGCGGTGCCGCCCGAGGCGTTGCGCGAGGCGCTCGCGGGGCTCGATGCGATCGAGGCCGGTGCGCCGGTCCACATCCACATCGCCGAGCAGACCAAGGAGGTCGACGACTGCATCGCCTGGAGCGGCCAGCGCCCGGTGGCGTGGCTGCTCGACCATGCGCCGGTCGACGCGCGCTGGTGCCTGGTGCATGCCACGCACATGGACGCCGACGAATACCGGCGCGGTGCCAGGAGCGGCGCGGTCGCCGGCCTCTGCCCGACCACCGAGGCCAACCTCGGCGACGGCCTGTTCGACTTCGCGGCCTGGCGCCAGCACGGCGGCGCGTGGGGCCTGGGCTCCGACAGCCATGCCTGCGTCGATGCGGCCGAGGAGCTGCTGATGCTCGAGTACGGCCAGCGCCTGCGCACGCGCCAGCGCAACGTGGGCGCGACCGCGGCGCAGCCACACGTGGCGACCGCGCTCACCCTGCAGGCGGTGCAGGGCGGCGCGCAGGCCGCGGGCCGCGCCATCGGCGGCCTCGCGGCGGGCCAGCAGGCCGACTTCGTGGTGCTCGATGCGCAACGGCTCGCGCTGCAGGGGCTGCCGGCGCCCGACATGCTGTCGGCGCACGTCTTCGCAAGCCACCGCACCAGCGCGATCGACGCCGTATGGGTGGCGGGCCGCCCGCGCGTTGCCGCCGGACGCCATGCGCTGCATGCCGAGGCCGCGTCGGCCTTCGTGGCCGCGCGCACCCAACTGCTCCAAGACTGA
- the hutG gene encoding N-formylglutamate deformylase: MTFATTEPAFRFRQGTRPLLISMPHVGTHVPGALLARFTEEARHVPDTDWHLEQLYDFADELGASVLVATHSRYVIDLNRPPDGASLYPGQSVTGLCPVDTFDDTPLYAAGDLPGEAEIAARRDAIWQPYHAQLAAELARLKAAHGTIALWDAHSIRSVLPRFFEGKLPDLNLGTADGRSCDPALAATLLGIATSNPGYTGVLNGRFKGGHITRQYGNPAGGVHAVQLEMTQSSYMQEALPFAYLPQVAAGVQPQVRRMLEAVLDFVEGRG, encoded by the coding sequence ATGACTTTCGCCACCACCGAACCGGCCTTCCGCTTCCGCCAGGGCACGCGCCCGCTGCTGATCTCGATGCCGCACGTGGGCACCCACGTGCCGGGCGCGCTGCTCGCGCGCTTCACCGAGGAGGCGCGCCACGTGCCCGACACCGACTGGCACCTCGAGCAGCTCTACGACTTCGCCGACGAACTCGGCGCCTCGGTGCTGGTGGCCACGCACTCGCGCTACGTGATCGACCTCAACCGTCCGCCCGACGGCGCCAGCCTCTACCCGGGCCAGAGCGTCACCGGCCTGTGCCCGGTCGACACCTTCGACGACACGCCGCTGTACGCCGCGGGCGACCTGCCCGGCGAGGCCGAGATCGCCGCGCGCCGCGATGCGATCTGGCAGCCCTACCACGCGCAGCTCGCGGCCGAATTGGCGCGACTCAAGGCCGCGCACGGCACCATCGCGCTGTGGGACGCGCACTCGATCCGCTCGGTGCTGCCGCGCTTCTTCGAGGGCAAGCTGCCCGACCTCAACCTCGGCACCGCCGACGGCAGGAGCTGCGACCCCGCGCTCGCCGCCACCTTGCTGGGCATCGCGACGTCGAACCCCGGCTACACCGGCGTGCTCAACGGCCGCTTCAAGGGCGGCCACATCACGCGCCAGTACGGCAACCCCGCGGGTGGCGTGCACGCGGTGCAGCTCGAGATGACGCAGTCGAGCTACATGCAGGAGGCGCTGCCCTTCGCCTACCTGCCCCAGGTGGCGGCCGGCGTGCAGCCGCAGGTGCGCCGCATGCTCGAGGCGGTGCTCGACTTCGTCGAAGGCCGCGGGTGA
- a CDS encoding FAD-binding oxidoreductase translates to MSDEAFLAALGEALGAGQVLRGEAIAERHRSDWSGVAPVLPLALVRPRDTREVSAVLRLCSEHRVPVVPQGGLTGLAGAAVPRADAIALSLERMNAIESLDAAAGTLTVQAGATLQSVQEAAAAQGLLFGVDFGARGSCQIGGALSTNAGGNGVLQFGMMREQALGLEVVLADGRVLPMLRPMLKNNTGYDLKQFFIGAEGTLGVITRALLRLHPAPRAKATALVALPDFEAALALLRRIGARFPGALAAFELMWRDFVQTSLRWQQLREPFDAVHPLVALVDVAGEDEAALREALEAALAGAMEEGAAVDAVIAQSQSQARAFWKIREATAELPVHMHPPINLDVSLPMAAIGRFADDCRAALDARWPGHHSLFFGHVGDSNLHVTTDGQAIGGEAEAFERMVYAQVEARGGSISAEHGIGLHKKPYLGASRTPDELAAMRAIKQALDPLHLLNPGKVFDL, encoded by the coding sequence GTGAGCGACGAGGCCTTTCTCGCCGCGCTCGGCGAAGCACTGGGCGCCGGCCAGGTGCTGCGCGGCGAGGCCATCGCAGAGCGCCATCGCAGCGACTGGAGCGGCGTTGCGCCCGTGCTGCCGCTGGCGCTGGTTCGGCCGCGCGACACGCGCGAGGTGTCGGCCGTGCTGCGCCTTTGCAGCGAGCATCGCGTGCCCGTGGTGCCGCAGGGCGGGCTCACCGGGCTGGCCGGCGCGGCGGTGCCGCGCGCGGATGCGATCGCGCTCTCGCTCGAACGCATGAACGCCATCGAGTCGCTCGATGCCGCCGCCGGCACGCTGACCGTGCAGGCCGGCGCCACCCTGCAGTCGGTGCAGGAGGCGGCCGCCGCGCAGGGCCTGCTGTTCGGCGTTGACTTCGGCGCGCGCGGCTCGTGCCAGATCGGCGGCGCGCTGTCGACCAACGCGGGCGGCAACGGCGTGCTGCAGTTCGGGATGATGCGCGAACAGGCGCTGGGCCTGGAGGTGGTGCTGGCCGACGGCCGCGTGCTGCCGATGCTGCGGCCCATGCTCAAGAACAACACCGGCTACGACCTCAAGCAGTTCTTCATCGGCGCCGAGGGCACGCTGGGCGTGATCACGCGCGCGCTGCTGCGGCTGCATCCGGCACCGCGCGCCAAGGCCACCGCGCTGGTCGCGCTGCCGGACTTCGAGGCCGCGCTGGCGCTGCTGCGCCGGATCGGCGCACGCTTTCCGGGTGCGCTGGCGGCCTTCGAGCTGATGTGGCGCGACTTCGTGCAGACCTCGCTGCGCTGGCAGCAACTGCGCGAGCCCTTCGACGCGGTGCATCCGCTGGTGGCGCTGGTCGACGTGGCCGGCGAGGACGAGGCCGCGCTGCGCGAGGCGCTCGAGGCGGCGCTGGCCGGCGCGATGGAGGAGGGCGCGGCGGTCGATGCCGTCATCGCCCAGTCGCAGTCGCAGGCGCGTGCCTTCTGGAAGATCCGCGAGGCCACGGCCGAGCTGCCGGTGCACATGCATCCGCCGATCAACCTCGACGTGAGCCTGCCGATGGCCGCCATCGGCCGCTTCGCCGACGACTGCCGCGCGGCGCTCGATGCACGCTGGCCCGGGCACCATTCGCTGTTCTTCGGCCATGTGGGCGACAGCAACCTGCACGTGACCACCGACGGCCAGGCCATCGGCGGCGAGGCCGAGGCCTTCGAGCGCATGGTGTACGCGCAGGTCGAGGCCCGCGGCGGCAGCATCTCGGCCGAGCACGGCATCGGCCTGCACAAGAAGCCCTACCTGGGCGCGAGCCGCACTCCCGACGAACTGGCCGCCATGCGCGCCATCAAGCAGGCGCTCGACCCCCTCCACCTGCTCAACCCCGGCAAGGTATTCGACCTGTGA
- a CDS encoding histidinol-phosphate transaminase produces the protein MNTTAIHALARPEVAPLPAYNAGLSSEAVRARYGVDEIARLASNENPYGASPAVARALVDLAARAGTYPDAHCTALRAAIAERCGAQPAELVIGNGSEDILQMLCQAFLGPGDRVLTQRPAFGLHEIYPRMMGAQVELLALTPELGFDIEAWCAALARGPKLVMLANPSNPVGCMFDTQDFERLLAAVPAGTLLVVDEAYYEYARLAPGYPDVLARLRGDAVAFPWIVLRTFSKAWGLAGLRVGYGIASDAALVQLLDRVRTPFNVNLAAQAAALAAWGDEACMTEAVERTVRLRDALAAHLRARRWPGLRIAPSAANFLFIDLGRPNGPVNEALLARGIIVKPWKESGFERFIRVSVGAPHELERFVAAMDEIMSKVP, from the coding sequence GTGAACACGACCGCCATCCATGCCCTCGCGCGGCCCGAAGTCGCGCCGCTGCCGGCCTACAACGCCGGCCTGTCCTCGGAGGCCGTGCGCGCGCGCTACGGCGTCGACGAGATCGCGCGGCTCGCGAGCAACGAGAACCCCTATGGCGCGAGCCCCGCGGTGGCGCGCGCGCTGGTCGACCTGGCGGCGCGCGCGGGCACCTACCCCGATGCCCACTGCACCGCGCTGCGTGCCGCGATCGCCGAGCGCTGCGGCGCGCAGCCCGCGGAACTGGTGATCGGCAACGGCTCGGAGGACATCCTCCAGATGCTGTGCCAGGCCTTCCTGGGCCCCGGCGACCGCGTGCTCACGCAGCGCCCGGCCTTCGGCCTGCACGAGATCTATCCGCGCATGATGGGCGCGCAGGTCGAGCTGCTCGCGCTCACGCCCGAACTGGGCTTCGACATCGAGGCCTGGTGCGCGGCGCTCGCGCGCGGCCCCAAGCTGGTGATGCTGGCCAATCCCTCGAACCCGGTCGGCTGCATGTTCGACACGCAGGACTTCGAGCGGCTGCTGGCCGCCGTGCCCGCGGGCACGCTGCTGGTGGTCGACGAGGCCTACTACGAATACGCGCGGCTCGCGCCCGGTTACCCCGACGTGCTCGCGCGGCTGCGCGGCGACGCGGTGGCCTTCCCGTGGATCGTGCTGCGCACCTTCTCCAAGGCCTGGGGCCTGGCGGGCCTGCGCGTGGGCTACGGCATCGCGTCCGACGCGGCGCTGGTGCAGCTGCTCGACCGCGTGCGCACGCCGTTCAACGTGAACCTCGCGGCGCAGGCCGCGGCGCTCGCGGCCTGGGGCGACGAGGCCTGCATGACGGAGGCCGTGGAACGGACCGTGCGGCTGCGCGACGCGCTGGCCGCGCATCTGCGCGCGCGCCGCTGGCCGGGGCTGCGCATCGCGCCGTCGGCGGCCAACTTCCTGTTCATCGACCTGGGCCGGCCCAACGGGCCGGTCAACGAGGCGCTGCTGGCGCGCGGCATCATCGTCAAGCCGTGGAAGGAGTCGGGTTTCGAGCGCTTCATCCGCGTCTCGGTCGGCGCGCCGCATGAGCTCGAGCGTTTCGTCGCGGCGATGGACGAGATCATGTCGAAGGTGCCATGA
- a CDS encoding homocysteine S-methyltransferase family protein: MKPIVYTRAQQLPEILGRRIAILDGAMGTMIQRFKLTEAQYRGERFKNFERDVKGNNELLSLTRPDVISDIHEGYLAAGADLIETNTFGATTVAQEDYKMAHLAREMNLESAKLARAACDKYATPDKPRFVAGALGPTPKTASISPDVNDPGARNVDFEALRAAYYEQTEALVEGGADVILVETIFDTLNAKAALFAVDEYFENSGERLPLIISGTVTDASGRILSGQTVTAFWHSVRHARPLAIGLNCALGAALMRPYIQELARVADDTFISCYPNAGLPNPMSDTGFDETPDVTSRLLHEFAAEGLVNIVGGCCGTTPDHIAAIGRAVSPVAGRLLNNAAGFYKEAA; encoded by the coding sequence ATGAAGCCGATCGTCTACACCCGTGCCCAGCAACTGCCCGAGATCCTCGGGCGCCGCATCGCCATCCTCGATGGCGCCATGGGCACCATGATCCAGCGCTTCAAGCTCACCGAGGCCCAGTACCGCGGCGAGCGCTTCAAGAATTTCGAGCGCGACGTGAAGGGCAACAACGAGCTGCTGTCGCTGACCCGGCCCGACGTCATCTCCGACATCCACGAGGGCTACCTCGCAGCCGGCGCCGACCTGATCGAGACCAACACCTTCGGCGCGACCACCGTCGCGCAGGAGGACTACAAGATGGCGCACCTGGCGCGCGAGATGAACCTCGAGTCCGCGAAGCTGGCGCGCGCCGCCTGCGACAAGTACGCCACGCCCGACAAGCCGCGCTTCGTGGCCGGCGCCCTCGGCCCGACGCCCAAGACCGCGAGCATCAGCCCCGACGTCAACGATCCGGGCGCGCGCAATGTCGATTTCGAGGCCCTGCGCGCCGCCTACTACGAGCAGACCGAGGCGCTGGTCGAGGGCGGCGCCGACGTGATCCTGGTCGAGACCATCTTCGACACGCTCAACGCCAAGGCCGCGCTGTTCGCGGTCGACGAGTATTTCGAGAACAGCGGCGAGCGCCTGCCGCTGATCATCAGCGGCACCGTGACCGACGCCTCGGGCCGCATCCTCAGCGGCCAGACCGTGACCGCCTTCTGGCACAGCGTGCGCCATGCGCGGCCGCTGGCCATCGGCCTGAACTGCGCGCTGGGCGCGGCGCTGATGCGCCCCTACATCCAGGAACTGGCGCGCGTGGCCGACGACACCTTCATCAGCTGCTACCCGAACGCCGGCCTGCCCAACCCGATGAGCGACACCGGCTTCGACGAGACGCCCGACGTGACCTCGCGCCTGCTGCACGAGTTCGCGGCCGAGGGGCTGGTCAACATCGTCGGCGGCTGCTGCGGCACCACGCCCGACCACATCGCGGCGATCGGGCGCGCGGTGTCGCCGGTGGCGGGGCGGCTGCTGAACAATGCGGCGGGGTTCTACAAGGAAGCGGCTTGA
- a CDS encoding LysR family transcriptional regulator produces the protein MSFSSESVEVFLAVIDHGSFSAAARALRRVPSAVSMAIAHLEAELDLQLFDRKGREPRPTAAARSLEPQARALAAQLRQLDAQALALTQGLEERLTLAIAPELLAAPWSGALAELAHEYPLLQVEVLAAPQADALALLHSGRAQLALVFERPSLDGREGFQEVGSDTMVAVMAPGHPVLAAAPGGRLREEHLIATRQIVVAGRDLVATMDPRSVFARHLWRTDNALAALSLITAGVGWGWLPRNFVRPHVAAGALVEIPLENLSNGLNLWVDVVWSRERPLGLGAQRFVALISRERQAAGVSVPIAS, from the coding sequence ATGAGCTTCTCCAGCGAGAGCGTCGAAGTTTTCCTGGCCGTGATCGACCACGGCTCCTTCTCGGCCGCCGCCCGCGCGCTGCGCCGTGTGCCGTCGGCGGTCAGCATGGCCATCGCCCACCTCGAGGCCGAGCTCGACCTGCAGCTGTTCGACCGCAAGGGCCGCGAGCCCCGGCCCACGGCCGCCGCGCGCTCGCTCGAGCCGCAGGCGCGCGCGCTGGCGGCGCAGCTGCGCCAGCTCGACGCGCAGGCGCTGGCGCTCACGCAGGGGCTGGAGGAGCGGCTCACGCTCGCGATCGCGCCCGAGCTGCTGGCCGCGCCCTGGAGCGGCGCGCTGGCCGAGCTGGCGCACGAGTACCCGCTGCTGCAGGTCGAGGTGCTGGCCGCGCCGCAGGCCGACGCGCTGGCGCTGCTGCACAGCGGCCGGGCCCAGCTCGCGCTGGTGTTCGAGCGGCCCAGCCTCGACGGCCGCGAGGGCTTCCAGGAGGTGGGCAGCGACACCATGGTCGCGGTGATGGCGCCGGGCCACCCGGTGCTGGCCGCCGCGCCCGGCGGCCGCCTGCGCGAGGAGCACCTGATCGCCACCCGCCAGATCGTGGTGGCCGGCCGCGACCTCGTCGCGACCATGGACCCGCGCAGCGTGTTCGCGCGCCACCTCTGGCGCACCGACAACGCGCTGGCCGCCCTGAGCCTGATCACCGCCGGCGTCGGCTGGGGCTGGCTGCCGCGCAATTTCGTGCGGCCGCACGTGGCGGCGGGCGCGCTGGTCGAGATCCCGCTCGAGAACCTCAGCAACGGCCTGAACCTGTGGGTGGACGTGGTGTGGTCGCGCGAACGGCCGCTGGGGCTGGGGGCGCAGCGCTTCGTGGCGCTGATTTCGCGCGAGCGGCAGGCTGCCGGGGTGTCGGTGCCTATCGCGTCCTGA
- a CDS encoding PACE efflux transporter, whose protein sequence is MQGIQRRIVYITLYEGIAIVAASAGLALLTGAGLGHSGALAVAASVIAVIWNLIFNSLFERWEARQAVRGRSIKRRIAHAIGFEGGLIGLLVPMFAWGLGISLWQALVMDLGLVIFFLVYTFVFNWAFDRAFGLPASAAPVAQAA, encoded by the coding sequence ATGCAGGGAATCCAGCGCCGCATCGTCTACATCACCCTCTACGAAGGGATCGCCATCGTGGCCGCCAGCGCCGGGCTGGCGCTGCTGACGGGCGCCGGCCTCGGCCATTCGGGCGCGCTGGCGGTGGCGGCCTCGGTCATCGCGGTGATCTGGAACCTGATCTTCAACAGCCTGTTCGAGCGCTGGGAGGCGCGCCAGGCGGTGCGCGGGCGCAGCATCAAGCGCCGCATCGCCCATGCCATCGGCTTCGAGGGCGGCCTGATCGGCCTACTGGTGCCGATGTTCGCCTGGGGCCTGGGCATCTCGCTGTGGCAGGCGCTGGTGATGGACCTCGGGCTGGTGATCTTCTTCCTGGTCTACACCTTCGTCTTCAACTGGGCCTTCGACCGCGCCTTCGGGCTGCCGGCGTCGGCGGCGCCGGTCGCGCAGGCGGCCTGA
- the metH gene encoding methionine synthase, with protein sequence MKLSGLEPVAIGEGSLFVNIGERTNVTGSKAFARMILNGQFEDALAVARQQVENGAQVIDINMDEAMLDSKAAMVRFLNLIASEPDIARVPVMVDSSKWEVIEAGLRCIQGKGIVNSISMKEGVDKFKHEARLVKRYGAAAVVMAFDEKGQADTYARKIEICERAYRILVDEVGFPPEDIIFDPNIFAIATGIEEHDNYAVDFINAVRWIKQNLPGAKVSGGVSNVSFSFRGNDPVREAIHTVFLYHAIQAGMDMGIVNAGMVGVYDDLEPELRERVEDVVLNRRPDAGERLVEVAESAKSGAKDDSKKLEWRGTPEQPVHVNQRLSHAMVHGITDFIVEDTEEAYQQILAKGGRPLHVIEGPLMDGMNIVGDLFGQGKMFLPQVVKSARVMKSAVAHLIPYIEEEKRQDEAAGRDVRTKGKIIIATVKGDVHDIGKNIVTVVLQCNNFEVVNMGVMVPCHEILAKAKVEGADIVGLSGLITPSLEEMQYVAGEMQKDDHFRIRKIPLLIGGATTSRVHTAVKIAPHYEGPVVYVPDASRSVSVAQSLLSDQAAAYIGEINADYEKVRTQHANKKQVPLWPLARARANKTPIDWSNYVPPAPKFIGRRVFRNFDLTELAKYIDWGPFFQTWDLAGPFPAILKDEIVGTEAVRVYADGQRMLKRLIEGRWLSASGVIGFWPANTENDDDIVLYTDESRSEAALTWYGLRQQTEKQEIEGTMRPSRCLADFVAPRESGLKDYVGMFAVTAGLGVEKKEKYFVDDLDDYSAIMLKALADRLAEAFAEAMHHRVRTDLWGYAADEALSNEQMIAEKYRGIRPAPGYPACPDHSVKKPMFDLLNCTDIGMSLTESLAMMPAASVSGFYLGHPDSTYFNVGKIGHDQLQDQAVRRKASESELERLLAPNL encoded by the coding sequence ATGAAGCTGTCCGGTCTCGAACCGGTGGCCATCGGCGAGGGCTCCCTGTTCGTCAACATCGGCGAGCGCACCAACGTCACCGGCTCCAAGGCCTTCGCGCGCATGATCCTCAACGGCCAGTTCGAGGATGCGCTGGCCGTCGCGCGCCAGCAGGTCGAGAACGGCGCGCAGGTGATCGACATCAACATGGACGAGGCCATGCTCGACAGCAAGGCCGCGATGGTGCGCTTCCTCAACCTGATCGCCAGCGAGCCCGACATCGCGCGCGTGCCGGTGATGGTCGACAGCTCGAAGTGGGAAGTGATCGAGGCCGGCCTGCGCTGCATCCAGGGCAAGGGCATCGTCAACTCGATCTCCATGAAGGAGGGCGTGGACAAGTTCAAGCACGAGGCCCGCCTCGTGAAGCGCTACGGCGCGGCCGCCGTGGTGATGGCCTTCGACGAGAAGGGCCAGGCCGACACCTACGCGCGCAAGATCGAGATCTGCGAGCGCGCCTACCGCATCCTGGTCGACGAGGTGGGCTTCCCGCCCGAGGACATCATCTTCGACCCGAACATCTTCGCGATCGCCACCGGCATCGAGGAGCACGACAACTACGCGGTCGACTTCATCAACGCCGTGCGCTGGATCAAGCAGAACCTGCCGGGCGCCAAGGTCTCGGGCGGGGTGTCGAACGTGAGCTTCAGCTTCCGCGGCAACGACCCGGTGCGCGAGGCGATCCACACCGTGTTCCTGTACCACGCGATCCAGGCCGGCATGGACATGGGCATCGTCAACGCCGGCATGGTCGGCGTCTACGACGACCTCGAACCCGAGCTGCGCGAGCGCGTCGAGGACGTGGTGCTCAACCGCCGGCCCGACGCCGGCGAGCGCCTGGTCGAGGTGGCCGAGAGCGCCAAGAGCGGCGCCAAGGACGACAGCAAGAAGCTCGAGTGGCGCGGCACGCCCGAGCAGCCGGTGCACGTCAACCAGCGGCTGTCGCACGCCATGGTGCACGGCATCACCGACTTCATCGTGGAAGACACCGAGGAGGCCTACCAGCAGATCCTCGCCAAGGGCGGCCGTCCGCTGCACGTGATCGAGGGGCCGCTGATGGACGGCATGAACATCGTGGGCGACCTGTTCGGCCAGGGCAAGATGTTCCTGCCGCAGGTGGTGAAGTCGGCGCGCGTGATGAAGTCGGCCGTGGCCCACCTCATCCCCTACATCGAGGAGGAGAAGCGCCAGGACGAGGCCGCGGGCCGCGACGTGCGCACCAAGGGCAAGATCATCATCGCCACCGTGAAGGGCGACGTGCACGACATCGGCAAGAACATCGTCACCGTCGTGCTCCAGTGCAACAACTTCGAGGTGGTGAACATGGGCGTGATGGTCCCGTGCCACGAGATCCTCGCCAAGGCGAAGGTCGAGGGCGCGGACATCGTGGGCCTGTCGGGCCTGATCACGCCGAGCCTGGAAGAGATGCAGTACGTGGCCGGCGAGATGCAGAAGGACGACCACTTCCGCATCAGGAAGATCCCGCTGCTGATCGGCGGCGCCACCACCAGCCGCGTGCACACGGCCGTGAAGATCGCGCCGCACTACGAAGGCCCGGTGGTCTACGTGCCCGACGCCTCGCGCAGCGTGAGCGTGGCGCAGTCGCTGCTGAGCGACCAGGCCGCGGCCTACATCGGCGAGATCAACGCCGACTACGAGAAGGTGCGCACGCAGCACGCCAACAAGAAGCAGGTGCCGCTGTGGCCGCTGGCCAGGGCGCGCGCCAACAAGACGCCCATCGACTGGTCGAACTACGTGCCGCCCGCGCCCAAGTTCATCGGCCGGCGCGTGTTCCGCAACTTCGACCTGACCGAGCTCGCGAAGTACATCGATTGGGGCCCGTTCTTCCAGACCTGGGACCTCGCGGGCCCGTTCCCGGCCATCCTCAAGGACGAGATCGTCGGCACCGAGGCCGTGCGCGTCTACGCCGACGGCCAGCGCATGCTCAAGCGCCTGATCGAGGGCCGCTGGCTCAGCGCGAGCGGCGTGATCGGCTTCTGGCCGGCCAACACCGAGAACGACGACGACATCGTGCTCTACACCGACGAGTCGCGCAGCGAGGCCGCGCTCACCTGGTACGGCCTGCGCCAGCAGACCGAGAAGCAGGAGATCGAGGGCACGATGCGCCCGAGCCGCTGCCTGGCCGACTTCGTCGCGCCGCGCGAGAGCGGCCTGAAGGACTACGTGGGCATGTTCGCCGTGACCGCGGGCCTGGGCGTGGAGAAGAAGGAGAAGTACTTCGTCGACGACCTCGACGACTACTCCGCGATCATGCTCAAGGCGCTGGCCGACCGGCTGGCCGAGGCCTTCGCCGAGGCCATGCACCACCGCGTGCGCACCGACCTCTGGGGCTACGCGGCCGACGAGGCGCTGAGCAACGAGCAGATGATCGCCGAGAAGTACCGCGGCATCCGCCCCGCGCCCGGCTACCCGGCCTGCCCCGACCACAGCGTGAAGAAGCCGATGTTCGACCTCCTGAACTGCACGGACATTGGCATGAGCCTGACCGAAAGCCTCGCTATGATGCCGGCCGCCAGCGTGTCGGGGTTCTACCTCGGGCACCCCGACAGCACGTACTTCAACGTAGGCAAAATCGGCCATGACCAGCTGCAGGACCAGGCGGTGCGCCGCAAGGCGAGCGAATCCGAACTGGAACGGCTGCTGGCGCCCAACCTCTGA